A genome region from Christensenella minuta includes the following:
- a CDS encoding ANTAR domain-containing response regulator, which produces MSRILLTSGSLKGRDFFVSLVKEYGDHEMVFAGSGRDARGALSRMDVDLLVIHAPLPDEFGEELAEYASRNSYCGIIVVAKSDTDARSILRVETAGGLVALTPLSKSLFRQTFRLACATRNRMLGIHNENKKLSRRLEDMGLIDRAKCVLIQVLGMTEPQAHRYIEKQAMDMRVSKRQVAEELLKTYEA; this is translated from the coding sequence ATGAGCCGGATATTGCTTACGTCCGGGTCTTTAAAGGGACGCGATTTTTTTGTGAGCCTGGTAAAAGAATACGGCGATCATGAGATGGTCTTTGCCGGCAGCGGCAGGGACGCGCGGGGGGCGCTTAGCAGGATGGACGTCGATCTTCTCGTGATCCATGCGCCTCTCCCGGATGAATTTGGCGAGGAGCTTGCCGAATATGCCTCGCGCAACAGCTATTGCGGAATCATCGTAGTGGCGAAGAGCGATACGGACGCCAGGAGCATCCTGCGGGTAGAAACGGCGGGCGGCCTCGTTGCGCTGACGCCGCTTTCCAAATCGTTATTCCGCCAGACATTCCGGCTTGCCTGTGCAACGCGCAACCGGATGCTTGGGATACACAACGAGAATAAAAAGCTTTCGCGCAGGCTGGAAGACATGGGACTCATCGACCGGGCCAAATGCGTATTGATCCAGGTGCTGGGTATGACGGAGCCGCAGGCACACCGGTACATTGAAAAGCAGGCGATGGACATGCGCGTATCGAAGCGCCAGGTCGCCGAAGAATTGCTTAAAACATATGAGGCATAG
- a CDS encoding GltB/FmdC/FwdC-like GXGXG domain-containing protein, which produces MNINAAGMYFKELNEQIKASGKEVVIDHCMGQRYIGSGLAGKKIVINGTPGNALGAYLDGSIITVHGNAQDQAGDTMNDGTIYIAGSSGDATGYAMRGGKIFVNGDVGYRAGIHMKEYKEKSPVLVIGGSAGSFLGEYQAGGTIIVLGMGCKRPVGNFCGMGMHGGRIYLRCQTPPADLPRQIIVKKAEKQDMKAIEAYIKEFCRVFGHSEKAVADSDFYVLRPDSKNPYRQLYTQN; this is translated from the coding sequence ATGAATATCAATGCGGCGGGTATGTATTTCAAGGAGTTAAACGAGCAGATCAAGGCATCGGGAAAAGAAGTCGTGATCGATCATTGCATGGGCCAGAGGTATATTGGCAGCGGGCTTGCAGGGAAAAAGATCGTAATTAACGGTACGCCGGGGAATGCGCTCGGCGCTTATCTTGACGGCAGCATCATCACTGTGCATGGCAACGCACAGGATCAGGCGGGCGACACCATGAACGACGGGACGATCTATATTGCGGGTTCTTCGGGAGACGCGACGGGATATGCGATGCGTGGTGGTAAAATATTTGTCAACGGCGACGTCGGTTACCGTGCGGGAATCCATATGAAGGAATATAAGGAAAAAAGCCCGGTGCTGGTGATTGGCGGCTCGGCGGGGAGCTTTCTCGGAGAATACCAGGCAGGTGGAACGATCATTGTGCTCGGCATGGGATGCAAACGCCCTGTGGGGAATTTCTGCGGGATGGGGATGCACGGCGGAAGAATCTATCTGCGGTGCCAGACGCCGCCGGCCGACCTTCCCCGCCAAATCATCGTAAAAAAAGCGGAAAAGCAAGATATGAAGGCAATCGAAGCGTATATCAAGGAATTTTGCAGGGTTTTCGGACACAGCGAGAAAGCGGTGGCGGACAGTGATTTTTATGTCCTACGCCCGGATTCTAAAAATCCTTACCGCCAGCTTTATACGCAGAATTAG
- a CDS encoding NAD(P)/FAD-dependent oxidoreductase has protein sequence MKYVLIGNSAAAVGCIEGIRQQDKNGEIVVVADEPYHTYSRPAISYLLCGKTTEERMKYRPGDFYQKMNCTVMLGRKATRIEPREKWLLLEDGTVVEYDKLLAAAGSRPFIPEIEGLAGVSERHTFMSLDDAKALDAALKADSRVLILGAGLIGLKCAEGIAHKVGKIDVIDLAPAILSSILDAEAARPVQEHMESQGIHFHLSDGVQEFKGNTAVLSSGKEIGFDVLVAAVGVRPNVELAQKAGIEARRGIVTDERCRTSLPDIYAAGDCTESYDITTGESRPLALLPNAYMQGECAGINMAGGSKEYDKAIPMNAIGFFGLHMITAGSYDGERFIRKSGRDYKMLVSENGVLKGFILIGDVARAGIYTALVRERTPLETIDYELIREKPQLMAFSRKERDKKLGGAAG, from the coding sequence ATGAAATATGTACTCATTGGAAATTCCGCGGCAGCGGTCGGATGTATCGAGGGAATCAGGCAGCAGGACAAGAACGGTGAGATCGTAGTGGTCGCCGACGAGCCCTACCACACCTATTCGCGTCCGGCGATTTCCTACCTGTTGTGCGGAAAGACGACGGAAGAGCGGATGAAATACCGCCCCGGTGATTTTTACCAAAAAATGAACTGTACGGTTATGCTCGGCAGAAAGGCAACAAGGATAGAACCGCGGGAAAAATGGCTGCTCCTTGAGGATGGAACGGTTGTTGAATACGATAAATTACTGGCCGCGGCAGGCTCGCGGCCGTTTATTCCGGAGATCGAAGGACTTGCCGGGGTGAGCGAACGGCATACGTTTATGTCGCTTGACGACGCAAAGGCGCTCGATGCGGCGCTCAAGGCGGACAGCCGCGTGCTCATCCTGGGAGCAGGACTCATTGGACTTAAGTGTGCGGAAGGAATCGCACATAAGGTGGGGAAGATTGACGTTATCGACCTGGCACCGGCGATACTTTCGAGCATTTTGGATGCGGAAGCGGCACGCCCCGTTCAGGAACACATGGAATCGCAGGGAATCCATTTCCACCTGTCGGACGGCGTGCAGGAGTTCAAGGGAAACACGGCCGTGCTGTCAAGCGGGAAGGAGATCGGTTTTGACGTACTGGTTGCCGCTGTAGGAGTGCGGCCCAATGTGGAGCTTGCACAAAAAGCGGGGATCGAAGCGCGCAGGGGAATTGTGACGGACGAGCGGTGCAGGACGTCGCTGCCGGACATCTATGCCGCCGGGGACTGCACGGAAAGCTATGATATCACAACGGGTGAATCCCGGCCGCTTGCGCTCCTCCCGAACGCGTATATGCAGGGAGAGTGCGCGGGGATTAATATGGCGGGGGGAAGCAAGGAATATGATAAGGCGATTCCTATGAATGCCATTGGTTTTTTCGGCCTGCATATGATTACCGCCGGAAGCTATGACGGGGAACGGTTTATCCGTAAAAGCGGCCGGGATTACAAAATGCTCGTTTCTGAAAACGGCGTTTTGAAAGGATTTATCCTGATCGGCGATGTTGCACGCGCAGGCATTTATACCGCGCTGGTCAGGGAGCGGACGCCGCTTGAAACGATCGATTACGAGCTGATTAGGGAAAAACCACAGCTGATGGCGTTTTCAAGAAAGGAACGGGATAAAAAGCTGGGAGGTGCAGCGGGATGA
- a CDS encoding CTP synthase — MTKYIFVTGGVVSGLGKGITAASLGRLLKARGLKIAAQKLDPYINVDPGTMSPFQHGEVFVTEDGAETDLDLGHYERFIDEDLNKFSNLTTGKVYWNVLTKERKGEYLGETVQVIPHVTNEIKTFIYSVGKKTSADVVITEIGGTTGDIESQPFLEAIRQVSCEAGRDNCLFIHVTLVPYIKSSGEHKSKPTQHSVKELQSFGIMPDIIVMRSDEAVGESIKQKIALFCNVKPDCVIENRTLPILYQAPLMLEQNGLADLVCRELHIECGKPDLREWKQMIARIKKAKKPVKIALVGKYVQLRDAYLSVAEALAHAGYENGAHVEIEWVDAEETGEDNAEEKLGGADGVLIPGGFGNRGIEGKIAAVKYAREHNVPFLGICLGMQAAVIEFARNILGYQTANSREFSGNNVYSVIDLMPEQVDVEKKGGTMRLGAYPCRIAPDSIMRRAYGTEEIAERHRHRYEFNNDFRRQMQEAGMRLTGLSPDGRLVEAVELPENDFFIGVQFHPEFKSRPNKAHPLFREFVAAALARRKEGE, encoded by the coding sequence ATGACAAAGTATATTTTTGTAACGGGCGGCGTTGTCTCGGGACTTGGAAAAGGGATCACGGCGGCGTCACTCGGACGGCTTTTGAAAGCGCGCGGCCTTAAGATTGCAGCCCAGAAGCTCGATCCATATATCAATGTGGATCCGGGCACTATGAGCCCCTTCCAGCATGGGGAAGTTTTCGTGACGGAAGACGGCGCAGAGACGGACCTTGACCTCGGGCACTATGAGCGGTTTATCGACGAGGATCTCAATAAATTCTCCAACCTTACGACAGGCAAGGTCTATTGGAACGTGCTGACCAAGGAGCGGAAGGGGGAATACCTTGGGGAAACGGTGCAGGTGATCCCGCATGTGACAAACGAGATCAAAACGTTTATTTATTCCGTGGGCAAAAAGACAAGCGCGGACGTGGTGATTACCGAGATCGGAGGAACGACGGGCGATATCGAAAGCCAGCCGTTTTTGGAGGCGATCCGCCAGGTAAGCTGCGAGGCAGGAAGGGATAACTGCCTGTTTATCCATGTAACGCTGGTGCCGTACATCAAAAGCTCGGGCGAGCACAAATCGAAGCCTACACAGCATTCGGTCAAGGAATTGCAGTCCTTTGGTATCATGCCCGATATCATTGTGATGCGCAGCGATGAGGCGGTGGGGGAAAGCATCAAGCAAAAAATCGCGCTTTTCTGCAACGTCAAACCGGATTGTGTCATTGAAAACCGTACACTTCCGATCCTTTACCAGGCGCCCCTGATGCTCGAACAAAATGGACTTGCGGATCTCGTATGCCGGGAGCTGCATATCGAATGCGGAAAGCCTGACCTCAGAGAGTGGAAACAAATGATCGCCCGTATCAAGAAGGCAAAAAAGCCTGTGAAGATCGCGCTCGTCGGAAAATACGTACAGCTCCGCGACGCATATCTTTCCGTAGCGGAAGCGCTCGCACATGCCGGATATGAAAACGGAGCACATGTGGAGATCGAATGGGTGGATGCAGAAGAGACCGGCGAGGACAATGCGGAGGAAAAGCTTGGCGGTGCAGACGGGGTATTGATTCCCGGAGGATTTGGCAACCGGGGGATCGAAGGGAAAATTGCGGCGGTAAAATATGCGAGGGAGCACAATGTACCGTTCCTCGGTATATGCCTGGGAATGCAGGCAGCGGTTATTGAATTTGCGCGCAATATCCTCGGATATCAAACGGCAAATTCACGCGAATTTAGCGGCAACAACGTTTATTCCGTTATCGATCTGATGCCCGAACAGGTGGATGTGGAGAAAAAGGGAGGCACGATGCGGCTGGGCGCGTATCCATGCCGCATTGCCCCGGATTCCATCATGCGGCGGGCCTATGGCACAGAAGAGATTGCCGAACGGCACAGGCACCGGTATGAATTCAATAATGATTTCAGGCGGCAAATGCAGGAGGCGGGTATGCGGCTGACGGGGCTGTCTCCGGACGGAAGGCTTGTGGAAGCGGTAGAACTCCCGGAAAACGACTTTTTTATCGGAGTCCAGTTTCATCCGGAATTCAAGAGCCGTCCCAACAAGGCGCATCCGTTGTTCCGCGAATTTGTTGCGGCGGCGCTTGCACGCCGCAAAGAAGGGGAATGA